TGAGGTTAAATGacgtgtaaaatttaaattaaaaaaaaatattttgaggGGTAGGGACTGTTTGCTCTgtattgaagaagatgaagatgttgatgGAAGACTAGCGATGAAGGATTTACTTGCAGGTTCGAAGAGTTCGCGAGAGGTGACTTTCATCATACCCATTTAGGTTCAACTTCACGCCCCATCCTACACAATGCATCAAGTTCATTCTCAACCCCTTTCAATACTAATAGATACCCAACATCAATATACCAACTCGTGATCTTCATTTAATCTCAAGATTTTCTTTCATCTGCACACAAAAAACAGATCAAAGCACAAACAAATCCCTCAAATTCACTACATTCAACCCAAGAATACATCCTCAATTTCCCAATTTCCACTTAGTCGACAAACTCTAAACTAGCCATCCCAACCCCCATCCACATCCTGTCTCCACCGCAACCGTGAAGCTCCCACCGTCGTCGCTCACCACCAAGCTTACCGTCACCAGCACACTGTTGTAAGTCGCGTGACCGTGACCCCAAACCCTTGCGCCATGACCGTGACTGCAACCCCAAAcacaaaccccaaaccccaaaccacCACCAACCTTACCGTCGCCGGGGACATGATGTCTTCGGCCTGCTTCTCGTTCTTCTCGGGAGGCCAAACGGCCAACACCTTAACTTGGAGCTGGTCACCTTGCCACCTCCTGAAGGCCTCCCTTCTCTTGCTCATTCTCACGGAGGAAACCCTAAGAGGGGTTTGGGCTTGGCCCATCTTCAATGCAAGCAAGCAACTCTATTCtctgtcaaaatattttttttttaaatttaaattttacactcACTTTCACGTAATGACATAAACTAGACACGTAATTATGTTTGGTCCACGTTGTCAGCtgtattgttaaaaaattaacgccgtgaccaaaaagaatttaattgcacacttttttcacaagttgagaccacatttaacttttttaaaaatgtaggacGCACTTAAACATTCCCTGCCTTTCGAGAGACCAAAAGAGATATTAAgccttatttttaattaatttaattaaaaaatatataaattattttttttaatttttcgcgAATAACGGGTACCCGCAGAACAGATAATATACTACCTGTATCTGACCCGTTTAGAAGCGAGTATTAAAATACCTACTATCCGTTATCCGCAAATAATAAATATCCGTAGATAATTACTATCCGCCGCAAATTTTATCCGCGAATAACCGTGTCCACGAGTAAAATTGTCATCTTAAGTGAGAGAAGGGTCCAGCTACGACTTCTTTGTCCATATATCACctagaaaaaaaattctccaTTTTATTCACTCACTCACCCACCCAACCCAATTATTGCTTCAAAGAATTCATCCACCTTCAATCCCTTTCATTACTAACAACCATTTTCAAGCACCTTTTctaccataaataaataaaattaaaaaaaaaaagttaaaaacgaAAAAAGTTCCCAAATGAAACCACAGCTcacttaataataatagtaataataaatattaataataattataatccattctctctctttctctatcgATGCAAAACTCACCAACGGTCGTCGCGGCTCCGCCGCCGCGTCCCGCCGGCCAAATCACCGTCATACCCTTCCCGCCGCCGCATCCCTTCGACGGCGCCCCCAGCTCCATATTTCAGATCACCGTCCTCCCCTTTCCCCCGCCGCCGCCGTTCGCTGACCCTCCCAGCTCCGTCGATCTCTCCCCGCTCGAGTTTCTCCTCGCACTCCTCGCCGTCGTGACCATCCCGGCCCTAATTTACACCTTCATCTTCGCCTTCGGTTGCCCCTCGCACCGCCGCCGCCGGGATCCCTCCGATAGCGAGCCCTCCGTCGCGTCAGAGGCCTCCCACCGTGATATCGAACTCGCCAGCGTCGACGCAGGGGTGAAGTACCGGAAAGAGGAGCACTCCAAGGAGATCGGCGGCGAGTGCCCGGTGTGCCTCTCGGTGTTCGCCGACGGCGAAGAAGTCCGGCAGCTGAGCGCGTGCAAACACTCGTTTCACGCCTCTTGCATTGACTTGTGGCTCAGTAACCACTCCAATTGCCCGATTTGTCGCGCCACCATAGCCGTCGTCGCCGCCGCCAAACCCAACGGTGATTTGCACGAGAGACACCGTGAGCGTGATGAGTCAAGTACGGTttgatttctaattttttctattttttttaaatatggagTTTTTAAGTTTTACATTTATGATGTTCTATATTACCCTAGAGTACAGAGTTTCTGAGTAGTTTCCACTCCAAAAGGTTCAGTGGCAGTTGAATAAAGTTTGAATTGCAGTGTAATGAGAAAACTATTTgcttaaaatgaaaaaaaaaaaaacaaagttactGTGAAATGTTTTCTGTCTTGATTGTAACATTTTCAATAtgatgttttcatttttaggaTAAGAAGAGTTTAGACAGGTcctccaattaaaaaaataaaaaaaaagtaaataaactcttaaataaattgaatttaatcagttgtaataaaattaagatttttctgttgcaatatagatttttttcttGCATACCTCGCGTGAAGAGTTGGATGTAGCAGATAAAGAGCTCAAATGGTAATGAAGGAGTATAACTAAGATAAGAAATTAAAAcgttttcaataatttttgttttttacattaCACCAATGTTTTCCAGgttatataatataagaaattaaaatatagtatGTTTCCACAAGTTCTTTCACaaactcttaaaaaataaaaaaaaaataatatagttttcGTTAGCACCAAATTAGAAAGTAATAGTTTTGATTAACTTAAACATTTGCAACTATTGACGTGAGAATCCTTCTAAATAAGGAAATAATCAacttaaaaaatcttatttcttacagcattttcttaaaattgattttaataaaaccaAAAGGTAATAATGTAATAGAAGTATTTTAACCAAAATGGTGGCGCAAGGATAAAGAAATATCTTGTTATTCTGTTTTGCTCactaaagttttaaatttcacTCATAATTGgttagaaaattcaaattttgattacGTTTCTCGTATGAAATTTGTAGTAGTATGTAAAAGGTAAAACAAAAAGGTGGGTCGTTAGAAtaagattgaaaaagaaagtaatgaaGCGTATGAAAATGCAGATGAGCAGAAAGTAAGTGCAAATTATGACGTAGTGGTAATAAATGAGGAGGAGGTACATCCATGGTTGCAACTACAAGTTGTGATATTGAACTCGCCTTTGACAAAAGAATGAGTCAAAGCATGTTCATTTGCAATAACCACCAAGAACACATTACAACATGGGGTCCATTTTTGCTTACATTTTACATCCAATACATATGAATATCCCACCCCTTAAATTCTAGCTAATAACTCAAATTTAGAAATCCAATGATAGAGTAAATTCACATTAAGATGTATTGCAATTTGAACTGCCTTTAGTTCAtactatttttcaaataatttattttaatataataatttaattttttttatttagataatgtatttaaattatcactaaataaaaatccttttaaaatttaaatatacttttagcCTTATTAAGcatatgtttttatctttaaaaaaagtatttgttagttttaaattaGTAGGTGTTAGCTAAATTTTTATGGAAGGTTTTATAGCCGTATGTGTGTGCGATTTGTTGCGAGGATTGGTgtgcaaaattaaaattaatggaGTGGAATGGGGTTTGAGAAACTTAGCCATAGGATGC
This sequence is a window from Vigna angularis cultivar LongXiaoDou No.4 chromosome 2, ASM1680809v1, whole genome shotgun sequence. Protein-coding genes within it:
- the LOC108328528 gene encoding RING-H2 finger protein ATL33; the protein is MQNSPTVVAAPPPRPAGQITVIPFPPPHPFDGAPSSIFQITVLPFPPPPPFADPPSSVDLSPLEFLLALLAVVTIPALIYTFIFAFGCPSHRRRRDPSDSEPSVASEASHRDIELASVDAGVKYRKEEHSKEIGGECPVCLSVFADGEEVRQLSACKHSFHASCIDLWLSNHSNCPICRATIAVVAAAKPNGDLHERHRERDESSTV